In Carya illinoinensis cultivar Pawnee chromosome 9, C.illinoinensisPawnee_v1, whole genome shotgun sequence, the following are encoded in one genomic region:
- the LOC122276516 gene encoding 60S ribosomal export protein NMD3-like, with translation MAEESGMFMVPQTVGSVLCCRCGIPMAPNAANMCVKCLRSEVDITEGLQKHVIIIHCPECDTYLQPPRTWLKAQLESKELLTFCVKRLKNLNKVRLVHAEFIWTEPHSKRIKVRLKVQKEVLNGAILEQSYVVEYVQQEHMCESCSRIQANPDQWVAAVQLRQHVSHRRTFFYLEQLILKHNAAASAIKIKQMDQGIDFFFSNRSHGVKFVEFVGKVAPVRSRNDKQLVSHDTKSNNYNYKYTFSVEICPICREDLICLPPKVAASLGNLGPLVICTKVTNSIALLDPFTLRICFLDADQYWRVPFKSLSTSRQLVEYIVLDVEIVSSEVNVGGSKYFLADAQVARLSDFGKNDTIFSIRTHLGHLLNPGDYALGYDLYGANSNDGELEKHKGLILPEAILIKKSYEEKRQKKRGKPRAWKLKSLDMEVDDRKGRAEQEKMNTEYEQFLKDLEENPEMRFNVSLYRNRDYQPSEMTSVADGDDLPSVPLEELLADLELSEEEEVASDSMME, from the coding sequence atggctgaagaatcAGGTATGTTTATGGTTCCCCAAACAGTCGGAAGCGTTCTTTGTTGTAGATGCGGCATTCCAATGGCACCAAATGCTGCCAATATGTGTGTGAAGTGTCTGCGCTCCGAAGTCGACATCACGGAAGGTCTTCAGAAGCATGTAATCATAATTCATTGCCCTGAGTGCGACACCTACTTGCAGCCACCGAGAACATGGCTCAAAGCCCAATTGGAATCGAAGGAACTGTTGACATTCTGCGTAAAGAGGCTGAAGAATTTGAATAAAGTAAGATTGGTGCATGCAGAGTTCATTTGGACCGAACCCCATTCCAAGAGGATCAAGGTCAGATTGAAAGTTCAGAAAGAGGTTCTTAATGGAGCAATACTTGAACAATCGTATGTGGTCGAGTATGTTCAGCAAGAACATATGTGTGAATCCTGTTCAAGGATTCAGGCCAATCCAGACCAGTGGGTTGCAGCTGTGCAACTGCGCCAACATGTTTCTCACAGGCGTACTTTCTTTTACTTGGAGCAGCTGATTCTGAAGCACAATGCTGCTGCCTCTGCCATAAAGATCAAGCAGATGGATCAAGGGATcgacttctttttctcaaaCCGGAGTCATGGTGTgaagtttgtggagtttgttggTAAAGTTGCTCCAGTTAGGAGTCGCAATGACAAACAGCTTGTTTCCCATGATACTAAGAGCAATAACTACAATTACAAGTACACTTTCTCTGTTGAAATCTGCCCGATATGTCGTGAGGATTTGATCTGTTTGCCTCCAAAGGTCGCTGCTAGTTTGGGAAATCTAGGTCCTCTTGTGATTTGCACCAAAGTCACCAACAGCATTGCTTTGCTTGATCCTTTCACCTTGAGGATCTGTTTCTTGGATGCTGATCAGTATTGGAGGGTGCCATTCAAATCTCTATCCACTAGCAGGCAGCTAGTGGAGTATATAGTGTTAGATGTGGAGATTGTTTCTTCTGAAGTTAACGTTGGTGGCTCCAAGTATTTCTTAGCTGATGCACAAGTGGCCCGTTTATCAGATTTTGGGAAAAATGATACAATTTTCTCCATCAGAACACATCTGGGCCATCTTTTGAACCCTGGGGATTATGCTCTTGGTTACGACTTATATGGAGCTAACAGTAATGATGGTGAGCTAGAGAAGCACAAAGGTCTGATCCTCCCAGAGGCAATTCTGATAAAGAAGAGCTACGAAGAGAAGCGCCAGAAGAAGCGCGGGAAGCCTCGTGCATGGAAGCTTAAATCCCTTGACATGGAAGTTGATGATAGGAAGGGTAGAGCTGAGCAAGAGAAGATGAACACTGAGTATGAACAGTTCTTGAAAGATCTGGAGGAGAACCCTGAAATGAGGTTCAATGTATCATTGTACCGTAATAGAGATTACCAGCCATCAGAGATGACATCTGTGGCTGATGGAGATGACTTGCCTTCTGTTCCACTGGAAGAGTTGCTTGCTGATCTCGAACTAAGTGAAGAGGAGGAAGTTGCGAGTGATAGCATGATGGAGTGA